From a single Stomoxys calcitrans chromosome 4, idStoCalc2.1, whole genome shotgun sequence genomic region:
- the LOC131996880 gene encoding uncharacterized protein LOC131996880 has translation MTKYVLFIYQKCMSTENKSSEYPEEGNDGSPTPAVKKSMTVKKLRKKSVEMDETRKSKGNILGTRRKYAKTKTEIRTNINKGVYKLKMDNTRSCAVWRIFAIITHAHDDMPIKNAFVCCTRCNKILKYFSISNLKKHSCYAELAERLEAQQKTAKEKALAQQSILKEGKVGHNAAEDLRILEIETKLNQGIYKVKLQNTSKNPILSIFRMITTQPGNLPLEGYICCEKCYKVFQLHTDQFWQELKKHSCYLIYKKSWKLPNDIHMEINNLELKLTTGVYELETKPSSSQSLWSKLGWLCNGDGQAIKGFVACRQCFKVFLFEDLTELQVREHKCFQSLTSCCPELQDFHNWKKKEMVLKLKEIKRDITEKLNTGLYELQNNQEFEKPLQSLVKSIATLYGDVLKDFVCCTQCKMLLEYPNQDHKEQLKKHKCCLQLSIEHPDMFGEVNDDDHFEVRNECSSADSDGHCEEEQEFFETDSYIEIKQEITNPTRQNLKAMQRQVIENKIKSHSYKLVYQENDPSWMWQIYAKIQKEDGMC, from the exons atgacgaaatatgttttatttatataccagaagtg TATGAGTACAGAGAACAAATCTAGTGAATACCCTGAGGAAGGGAATGATGGCTCACCTACTCCAGCCGTTAAAAAATCAATGACTGTTAAGAAGTTAAGGAAAAAATCAGTTGAAATGGATGAAACAAGGAAAAGTAAAGG caaCATTTTAGGCACACGTCGCAAATATGCCAAAACCAAGACTGAAATAAGAACGAATATAAATAAGGGCGTCTATAAATTAAAAATGGATAACACGCGGTCTTGTGCAGTGTGGAGAATATTTGCCATTATCACCCATGCCCATGATGATATGCCCATTAAAAATGCCTTTGTCTGTTGCACACGATGCAATAAaattcttaaatacttttctatTAGCAATCTAAAGAAGCATAGCTGCTATGCGGAATTGGCAGAACGTTTAGAAGCACAACAAAAGACAGCTAAGGAGAAGGCTCTGGCCCAGCAATCTATACTAAAGGAGGGTAAAGTTGGACATAATGCTGCAGAAGATCTCAGAATACTTGAAATAGAAACCAAACTGAATCAAGGCATTTACAAGGTAAAGCTCCAGAATACTAGCAAAAATCCCATACTATCCATATTTCGCATGATAACAACACAACCGGGAAATTTACCCCTAGAAGGCTATATATGCTGTGAAAAATGTTACAAAGTATTCCAGCTGCACACTGATCAATTTTGGCAAGAACTCAAGAAACATTCGTGTTATTTGATTTATAAGAAATCATGGAAATTGCCAAACGATATTCATATGGAAATTAATAACTTGGAATTAAAACTTACCACCGGGGTCTACGAGTTGGAGACGAAACCCTCTTCATCGCAGTCGCTGTGGTCCAAACTTGGTTGGCTGTGTAATGGAGATGGACAAGCCATAAAAGGATTTGTGGCTTGTCGTCAAtgttttaaagtttttctatttgaagaTCTCACTGAGCTGCAGGTTAGGGAACACAAATGTTTTCAATCACTCACATCATGTTGCCCAGAATTGCAGGATTTTCACAActggaagaaaaaagaaatggtattaaaactcaAGGAAATCAAGAGGGATATAACAGAAAAACTCAATACAGGCTTATATGAATTGCAAAATAATCAGGAATTTGAAAAACCCTTGCAATCTTTGGTGAAATCCATAGCCACCCTATATGGTGATGTGCTAAAGGATTTTGTGTGCTGCACTCAGTGTAAAATGTTGCTGgaatatccaaatcaagaccatAAGGAGCAGCTGAAAAAGCATAAATGTTGCTTACAATTATCCATAGAACATCCTGATATGTTTGGAGAAGTTAATGATGATGACCACTTCGAGGTTCGAAATGAATGCAGCTCTGCGGATAGTGATGGTCATTGTGAAGAAGAACAAGAATTTTTTGAGACTGACTCTTATATTGAGATAAAACAAGAAATCACTAATCCTACAAGGCAAAATTTGAAAGCTATGCAGCGTCAagtaattgaaaacaaaatcaaatctCATAGCTATAAATTAGTGTACCAAGAGAATGATCCCAGTTGGATGTGGCAAATATACGCTAAGATACAAAAAGAAGATGGCATGTGCTAA